The genomic DNA CGCCGACCTTTGCAGGAAAACAGAACCATTCCTCCGGGTTAAGCAGGAGCATTTCCTTTGTTAACGTCGGTATTTCTTCAAAGCTGCCCTTTCTTTTATTCATTGCAGGGTACAGTATCAGCGGAGGCTCTATAAGGGAAAGCCGTATAAAAGGTATGTCCTTCAGGGTGGTATATGTCTCGGGACAATCCCAGTCTATCCTCTCAAGGAGCATGCCCATGTTTGCCCCGGCCGGCAATTGCCTGTAAACCCTGGGGTTCTTGCCTGTCAGGTTTTCACTGATACGTCTGTAAACAAAGAGAACGAGGTTCTTGAACTCCTCATTCAATTTTATGAACTGGGCATGGTGGATGCTGCTTTTGGAGTACCTGGACCTTTTTGGGGCCTCGAGATAGATAAACCTCTCAAACCTTCTCCAGTAGTTGTACAGCTCTTCGATAAAGTCATGCAGGTATTCTTTTTCAGAAAGGATGACCCTGAACTCGCTGTTCATGGCAATAATCTCTTCAGCTGTATGGCTGGAGAGCAGTCTGAAGAGGTTTACAATATATCCGGTTAGTTCATTTCTTTTCAGCCCGGGCAGATTGTTCTTCAGGAACGCAAAGATTGAACTCTCCCTGGTTGCGATTCGCTCTATAAAACGGTCAACCGTCTCTTCAAACAGCTCACTCCTCAGGAGCTGCTCCGGCGTATCACAGTAAAGGCCCGAATAGTCTACTATCACCTTTCCGCGGGTTATGATATATGGTTTTTTTGCTGTCAACATAGTTTGTTGTTTTTTATACGAAAAATCCTGTGCTTTAGTTGTATTAGCTGTAACTAATGTATTATATCAGAATATATTATAGCAGATGTTGCTTTGCTTTTATTAGTGGGTAGTATAAAAAAGTTCCGTTGCTTTTTGTTCATGAAATATGCCATAATGGAAATACCTCGGAAGTTTTTGGCGAGTAGAAAGCCGCAGAAGCTTTTGATTTTGCGGCTTTTTTGTTTACTGAGGTTGAATTTCAATAAAGAGGAGGGGTTGCGGATAGCTATCGGTTAATTGCATCGGGTTGAGGGTAATTATTTAATAAAAGCTATAGTCTTTAATAAAATCAAACGAATGTGTAAATGAATATCGGTATTGTTTTGTGCTTTCCATCCATAATCAGGAGGATGGCAGTGACCCGGTACGGAAAAGTCAGATCCCGGGAACCATTACAGGGAGAAAGGAAATCAGGCAATTGGAGATAAGAGTTAACGGACATATAGATAAGGCCATCAGGCTCCTTAAGCGTGTGGCAGAGAAGGAAGGACTCTTCAGAGAGTTGAAGAAAAGACGTTTTTATGAAAAACCTTCAGTTAAAAAGAGAAGAAAACAGAGGGAGGCCCAAAAGAGAAGGATTAAAAACGCCAGGATGAGAAGGCAGTATAAATAGAGCAGTAGCCCTATTTAAGAGAAGTATATCTAATTGAAAAGAGTAATATTTCACCCCGGGGATAACAGAGAAAAAACCATGAAACAATTAAACAATAGATTTTTGTTGAAAACCTCTTGGATAAAGTTTGAAATATCCCGTTTTTTGTTTAAGTATCTCTGCAATTTCGGCGGTGGGTTGGATTATTACGAAAAAAAGGAGAAAAATGTATAAGAGATTTTACAATTTTGATCTCTCAGACGAAGTGCTTAACGCACTCTCTGAGATGGGGTTTGAAAAACCAACGCCTATACAGGAGAGCGCAGTTCCCCCGGCAATGGAGGGGCTTGATATTATAGGCCAGGCACAGACCGGTACAGGAAAGACCGCAGCATTCGGTATTCCTATTATAGAAAAAGGAAAGAGGGGCAAGGTTCCATATGCAATCATCCTTGCACCAACACGTGAGCTTGCAGTGCAGGTAGCTCAGGAACTGAACAAGATCGGCAAGAACAAGGGAATACTCTCGGTCCCTATTTACGGCGGTCAGTCTATTGAAAGGCAGATACGCTCTCTAAAGAAGGGTGTTGATGTTATTGTCGGCACCCCTGGACGTGTGTTAGACCATATCCGCAGGAAGACGCTTAACCTTAAAAACATCCAGACCCTGGTGCTTGATGAAGCTGACGAGATGCTCAATATGGGGTTTATTGATGATATCGAGACTATTCTGAAGGAGATACCTGCAGAGAGGCAGACCATGTTGTTTTCAGCTACCATGCCTCGAGAAATAATACGTATAGCCGCTAAATACATGAATAACCCAAAGAAGGTTGCGGTGGATGCAAAGAACATGATTGTCCTGAAGATAAAACAGGTCTTTTATGAAGTTAGAGAGGAATACAAGATAAAGGCCCTTACAAGATTGCTTGATGTCGAAGATCCTTCCCTTACCCTGGTCTTTTGTCATACAAAACGGGAAGTGGATGAGGTAGCAGGCAAACTCCAGCAGATGGGATACTATGCAGGGGCAATACACGGGGATTTTACGCAGTCTCACAGGGATGAGATGATGGATAAATTCAAAAAAGGCGATATTGAGATACTTGTTGCCACTGATGTTGCAGCAAGAGGACTGGATATTACCGATGTATCCCATGTGATCAATTACAACATACCTCAGAACCCGGATAGTTACATCCACCGTATCGGAAGGACCGGAAGGGCGGGTAAATCCGGGATTGCGATTACCTTTGTTACCCCAAGAGAGTACAGACAGTTGAGACTCATAGAACGGTCTGCAAAAACACGAATTGAAAAGGCAAAATTGCCCACCAGGGATGAGGTCAGGAGGGCCAGGGAGCAAGAAATACTTGATGAGATTGATGACATAATCAAGGATGAAAATCATTCCGGATATTTAGCCATGGTAGACGAGCTTTCCAATAAGTATTCTCAGCGTGATATAGCTGCTTCTGCCCTGAGCCTTATCTTTTCAGATATGGAAACCGATGAGGAAGATGAAGTCGGGCTGTCTGATATCTCCTCAGCAAAGAACTATGTAAGACTCTTTATGACCGTGGGCAAGAGAGACAGGGTGAAGGTTGCCGACATCGTCAAGTCTATTGCATCGGGTGCAAATATCCCGGGCAACAAGATCGGGAATATCGCACTCTTTGATAAATTCAGCTTTGTTGAAATTCCTCATGATCTTGCTGAAAGGGTGATAAGTTCTGTGGATAATTCCGTTCTGAACGGCAGGAAGATACGCGTACAACCTGCCAGGGCAAAGAAATCCATGGCTTTTGATAATGTAAGGGCAGTATAGTTAGAGTCTGCGTATAAACTCAGGTTTTCTTTCCGTAATCCCCCGAAATTCTTCGGGGGATTACGATTAAAGAAAGATTTATACTCAGAATTCATCTGTACTTTTCCGAAGATGCTTCAGTACAGGGACAATAACTCATGGGAACTAACAACATAGTATTCCTGGAAGTCATTGAGTGGTTTGATGACAGTGGCAGGGAGATGGTTCACAGGATCCCTGAAACAGGCTCCGGAGAGATAAAATACGGGGCCCAACTCATTGTCCGGGAGAGCCAGGCAGCGGTCTTTTTCTATAACGGAAAGGCCTTTGATGCCTTTGAGCCCGGAAGACACACACTCACCACAGCAAACATCCCCATCCTTACCAAGATATTGAGCATACCCTGGGGCATGACGAGTCCCCTGAGGGCTGAGGTCTATTTTGCAAACATGAAGGTCTTTGCCAACCTCAAGTGGGGGACAAGGGACCCGGTTGCATTCAGAGACTCGGAACTCGGCCTTATCCGTCTGAGGGCATTTGGCGTCTTTAA from Nitrospirota bacterium includes the following:
- a CDS encoding DEAD/DEAH box helicase — encoded protein: MYKRFYNFDLSDEVLNALSEMGFEKPTPIQESAVPPAMEGLDIIGQAQTGTGKTAAFGIPIIEKGKRGKVPYAIILAPTRELAVQVAQELNKIGKNKGILSVPIYGGQSIERQIRSLKKGVDVIVGTPGRVLDHIRRKTLNLKNIQTLVLDEADEMLNMGFIDDIETILKEIPAERQTMLFSATMPREIIRIAAKYMNNPKKVAVDAKNMIVLKIKQVFYEVREEYKIKALTRLLDVEDPSLTLVFCHTKREVDEVAGKLQQMGYYAGAIHGDFTQSHRDEMMDKFKKGDIEILVATDVAARGLDITDVSHVINYNIPQNPDSYIHRIGRTGRAGKSGIAITFVTPREYRQLRLIERSAKTRIEKAKLPTRDEVRRAREQEILDEIDDIIKDENHSGYLAMVDELSNKYSQRDIAASALSLIFSDMETDEEDEVGLSDISSAKNYVRLFMTVGKRDRVKVADIVKSIASGANIPGNKIGNIALFDKFSFVEIPHDLAERVISSVDNSVLNGRKIRVQPARAKKSMAFDNVRAV
- a CDS encoding phosphoenolpyruvate carboxykinase; translation: MLTAKKPYIITRGKVIVDYSGLYCDTPEQLLRSELFEETVDRFIERIATRESSIFAFLKNNLPGLKRNELTGYIVNLFRLLSSHTAEEIIAMNSEFRVILSEKEYLHDFIEELYNYWRRFERFIYLEAPKRSRYSKSSIHHAQFIKLNEEFKNLVLFVYRRISENLTGKNPRVYRQLPAGANMGMLLERIDWDCPETYTTLKDIPFIRLSLIEPPLILYPAMNKRKGSFEEIPTLTKEMLLLNPEEWFCFPAKVGDLTAFIYFHRDFISLGLTMSNLFEIADYEDIEDRRPDLMLIFGLTNDNLT
- the rpsU gene encoding 30S ribosomal protein S21 translates to MEIRVNGHIDKAIRLLKRVAEKEGLFRELKKRRFYEKPSVKKRRKQREAQKRRIKNARMRRQYK